A window from Candidatus Bathyarchaeota archaeon encodes these proteins:
- a CDS encoding glycosyltransferase family 39 protein, which translates to MKLNLKLKITKLDVITVVILSIVFLSFATWNLGQTQSPTTTTQITGGQSFYITLDAPVNVKSVDILLKQGAMNVTISAGSPSNWQSGIVNAWPQSDSGFSEDYYKWHEIAIDETTQYLKFNFSQPGGYKTNLAEIAVIDQGNQSVPIQSITNISGDNPDLQNLIDEQNLVVYPADYRENTYFDEIYFVRTAEQYLNNQMPYEWTHPPLGKLLQAAGIAMFGFSPFGWRIMGVVFATLMIALIYFLGKELVGTWIGGFSAAFLLTFDFMHLTMGRMGTADTYVVFFNLASQLCYFIYLKNVIKDGWKTSLLPLALSFVFFALGFSSKWLVLYGFAGELLLLLALRLNDVRKTAGKFSEKLYVFVDRPYLQVLILILVAVGIYFLTYVPDMLAGRSLLNVVELQSSMYIYHSTLTATHPFSSPWFSWPLLFDPANAAVHVPVWLESANNLAPNGFNSSIVLMGNPAVWWVGFAAIVSITLLTLRKFFPKEFNLKSFINDFKASIKSFSLKDNMPAVFLVVVFFFQWVPYILISRVVFIYHFYINVPIIILASAFIISRYWNKNYVKLLAAIYFAAVVAVFILFLPVTTGVPTSPSTIQSLHWSGTWVF; encoded by the coding sequence ATGAAGCTTAACCTAAAACTCAAAATCACCAAACTCGACGTAATCACCGTAGTCATACTGTCAATTGTGTTCCTCTCGTTTGCAACATGGAATCTGGGACAGACCCAATCGCCCACGACCACCACGCAGATCACCGGTGGTCAAAGCTTCTACATAACCTTAGATGCCCCCGTGAATGTGAAGTCTGTGGATATCTTGCTCAAGCAAGGCGCCATGAACGTGACGATTTCCGCGGGGTCACCAAGCAACTGGCAGAGCGGAATTGTTAACGCGTGGCCGCAGTCAGATTCGGGGTTCTCGGAAGATTACTATAAGTGGCATGAAATAGCCATCGACGAAACCACCCAGTATCTCAAATTCAACTTTTCCCAGCCAGGGGGCTACAAAACTAACCTCGCCGAAATAGCCGTGATAGACCAAGGGAACCAATCGGTACCTATCCAATCCATCACTAACATCTCAGGCGACAACCCTGATCTCCAAAACCTTATTGATGAACAGAACTTGGTTGTGTACCCGGCGGATTATCGAGAAAACACCTACTTTGACGAGATCTATTTTGTCCGCACAGCTGAACAATACCTCAATAACCAGATGCCATATGAGTGGACTCATCCGCCGCTGGGCAAACTCCTTCAAGCGGCAGGCATCGCCATGTTTGGTTTTAGCCCCTTTGGATGGCGAATAATGGGCGTCGTTTTTGCCACCCTCATGATTGCCCTCATATATTTCCTTGGTAAAGAATTGGTAGGCACCTGGATAGGCGGATTCTCTGCGGCGTTTCTCTTAACGTTTGATTTCATGCATTTAACCATGGGACGCATGGGAACCGCTGACACCTACGTCGTATTCTTCAACTTAGCATCCCAGTTATGCTACTTCATTTACCTCAAAAACGTCATAAAAGACGGCTGGAAAACAAGCTTGCTGCCCTTGGCGTTGTCGTTTGTGTTTTTCGCCTTAGGCTTCTCCTCCAAATGGCTAGTACTCTACGGCTTTGCAGGGGAACTGCTGCTTTTGCTGGCGCTACGCTTAAACGATGTTCGAAAGACGGCAGGTAAATTCTCTGAGAAACTCTACGTCTTCGTCGACCGACCCTACCTACAAGTGTTAATTTTAATTCTGGTGGCGGTGGGAATCTACTTCCTAACTTACGTACCCGACATGCTCGCCGGACGCTCACTGCTCAATGTGGTGGAACTGCAGAGTTCAATGTACATCTATCACTCCACCCTCACCGCGACGCATCCTTTCTCTTCGCCGTGGTTCAGTTGGCCACTTCTCTTTGACCCCGCCAACGCGGCAGTTCATGTTCCTGTTTGGCTAGAATCTGCCAATAACTTAGCGCCTAACGGGTTTAATTCAAGCATAGTCTTAATGGGTAACCCAGCGGTGTGGTGGGTAGGTTTCGCCGCAATCGTCTCAATAACTCTACTTACCCTTCGGAAGTTTTTCCCCAAGGAATTTAACCTAAAAAGCTTCATCAACGACTTCAAAGCCTCTATCAAAAGTTTTAGCCTCAAAGACAACATGCCAGCGGTATTTTTGGTTGTGGTGTTCTTTTTCCAATGGGTCCCCTACATACTAATCTCGCGAGTCGTCTTCATCTACCACTTCTACATCAACGTCCCAATCATCATTTTAGCCTCAGCATTCATCATAAGCAGATACTGGAACAAAAACTACGTAAAACTCTTAGCAGCCATCTACTTTGCAGCCGTTGTTGCGGTATTTATTCTGTTTCTACCCGTCACCACAGGCGTTCCTACCTCCCCCTCAACTATTCAGAGCTTACACTGGTCAGGAACCTGGGTGTTCTAG
- a CDS encoding glycosyltransferase family 2 protein: MTQPSKPTVSVVLPAYNEVDYLEPAVTQISEALKQSNYTYEIIIAEDGSTDGTDKKAESLAQTVPCVRHIHRDQRQGRGIALNHAFKNAEGEVLAYMDLDLATDLKYLKPLIDAITVEGYDFATGSRMMPESKAERTMRRSISSKTYNFLVRHLLGSKLRDHQCGFKSFRREPLLGLLDSVGARHWFWDTELMVRAHGAVFKIKEIPVEWKSGRATKVSLAKDSWDMFWQIMALWWKLKVKKK; this comes from the coding sequence ATGACACAACCCAGCAAACCCACCGTTTCAGTTGTTTTACCTGCCTACAACGAAGTGGACTATTTGGAGCCAGCCGTCACCCAAATCAGCGAAGCCCTAAAACAAAGCAACTACACCTACGAAATCATCATTGCAGAAGACGGCAGCACCGATGGCACGGACAAAAAAGCCGAATCCCTCGCCCAAACTGTTCCCTGCGTACGCCACATTCACCGTGACCAGCGACAGGGCAGAGGCATAGCGCTAAATCATGCCTTCAAAAACGCGGAAGGCGAAGTTCTAGCATACATGGATTTGGATTTGGCCACGGACCTAAAATACCTAAAACCTCTCATTGACGCCATAACCGTAGAAGGCTACGACTTTGCCACTGGTTCACGTATGATGCCAGAAAGCAAAGCCGAACGCACAATGCGGCGAAGCATCAGCTCAAAAACTTACAATTTTCTTGTGCGGCACCTGTTAGGCTCTAAACTGCGTGACCACCAGTGTGGCTTCAAATCGTTTAGGCGAGAGCCACTGTTGGGGTTGTTGGATTCTGTGGGGGCGCGGCATTGGTTTTGGGATACGGAGCTTATGGTTCGCGCTCACGGTGCGGTTTTTAAGATTAAAGAAATTCCGGTGGAATGGAAGAGCGGTCGCGCGACAAAGGTTAGTTTGGCGAAGGATTCTTGGGATATGTTTTGGCAGATTATGGCACTATGGTGGAAGCTTAAAGTAAAAAAGAAGTAG
- a CDS encoding zinc-ribbon domain-containing protein: MSYCPKCGNKVEENMVFCPRCGASLKGAAPPVPPAQRRDEKAEKNEKQEKNQNNEKGEKNEKGELGFVGYLIGGLILITIGLFSILSLSNIYTSGESWAVMLLIIGVIIIIGAVYVALVARRHSPRPN, from the coding sequence ATGTCGTATTGTCCAAAATGCGGCAATAAAGTTGAAGAAAACATGGTTTTTTGCCCCCGCTGCGGCGCATCCCTCAAAGGCGCAGCACCACCCGTTCCTCCAGCACAACGCAGAGACGAGAAAGCTGAGAAAAACGAGAAACAAGAGAAAAACCAGAACAACGAGAAGGGCGAAAAAAACGAGAAAGGCGAACTTGGATTCGTGGGTTACCTTATCGGCGGCTTAATCCTCATCACCATCGGGTTATTCTCGATTCTTAGCCTCAGCAACATCTACACTTCAGGGGAAAGCTGGGCAGTCATGCTGCTAATCATAGGCGTCATCATCATTATCGGCGCAGTCTATGTTGCATTAGTTGCACGCCGACACTCTCCCCGCCCAAATTAG
- a CDS encoding GH3 auxin-responsive promoter family protein, translated as MLPDDEAINTILRPFIQPWYDSLEDPEKAQEQVLQDLLQKYATTDYGVAHHANQISTIADYRANFPILLYPALAPYLSQVRESGYQTFLSEPPECWVMTRGSTGRSKVLPATKTHLKQIYDCGARALINFAVKKHNYNVFLGVILNLNFPSAVRTLNSEGKEVTFGYSSGTYARLNPMFDRVSLLPRQEQIDALGSGIGRKDWEKRFELAYQAAVNENVTATMGVTPVILSFARYVKRVHGKRPADLWKLQALFCTSVRKIQFKYGPVLKRYFGDVPIIEMYTATEGAFAQQIDDYPYITPNYDAYFFEVATGNGVKMLHELKRGEWGRLVISSCMFPRYDIGDMVEAAGNNYFRIFGRRTTLTLLEHRLYRAFLGWLL; from the coding sequence ATGTTACCCGACGACGAGGCTATTAACACTATTCTGCGGCCGTTTATTCAGCCGTGGTACGATAGCTTAGAAGACCCCGAAAAAGCTCAGGAACAGGTACTCCAAGACCTCCTACAAAAATATGCCACAACCGACTACGGCGTAGCCCACCATGCCAACCAAATCAGCACTATAGCCGATTATCGGGCTAATTTTCCCATACTCTTATACCCCGCCCTCGCACCCTACCTCTCGCAGGTCAGAGAAAGTGGGTATCAGACGTTTCTTTCTGAACCGCCAGAATGTTGGGTTATGACCCGAGGCTCCACAGGCCGTAGCAAAGTGTTACCCGCAACCAAAACGCACCTCAAACAAATCTATGACTGCGGGGCTCGGGCGCTCATCAATTTCGCCGTCAAAAAGCACAACTACAACGTCTTTTTAGGTGTCATCTTAAACCTTAACTTTCCTTCCGCAGTGCGCACCTTAAACAGTGAGGGCAAAGAAGTCACTTTCGGATACAGTAGCGGCACCTACGCAAGGTTAAACCCCATGTTTGACCGCGTTAGCCTTCTGCCCCGACAGGAACAAATCGACGCGTTAGGAAGCGGTATTGGACGCAAAGACTGGGAGAAACGCTTCGAACTCGCCTATCAAGCCGCCGTCAACGAAAATGTCACCGCCACCATGGGCGTAACACCTGTTATTCTCTCGTTTGCACGCTACGTCAAAAGGGTGCATGGCAAACGTCCAGCGGACCTCTGGAAACTCCAAGCGCTTTTCTGTACCAGCGTGCGCAAAATCCAATTCAAATATGGCCCCGTCCTAAAACGTTACTTTGGCGATGTACCCATCATAGAAATGTACACTGCCACCGAAGGCGCGTTTGCACAGCAAATCGACGATTACCCCTACATAACCCCCAACTACGACGCCTACTTCTTTGAAGTTGCCACAGGAAACGGCGTCAAGATGCTGCATGAACTCAAACGGGGCGAGTGGGGGCGACTCGTAATTTCGTCTTGTATGTTTCCACGCTACGACATAGGGGACATGGTGGAGGCTGCGGGGAACAATTATTTTCGGATTTTTGGGCGCCGAACTACTTTGACGCTGCTTGAGCATCGTCTTTATCGGGCGTTTCTGGGTTGGTTGCTCTAA